From a region of the Aeoliella mucimassa genome:
- a CDS encoding sigma-70 family RNA polymerase sigma factor, which produces MHRHYQSDAIRRLRDQQVRYAPRAKRLQQVEAAEHLIADTVADKTYTYEYVCYRVTGYRPDANNEDAKQQMQGEDLLHDLRLLVEDLSDSIDLDAEAVGEQVLTVEQLARQFNVSTKTISRWRELGLVSRRFVFDGRKRVGFLRSSVDRFVKNNGKRVSRGARFSQLTDEQRNEIIAGARRLASGGACQSEISRRLAERSGRSVETIRSTIRQFDKENPQMAIFPSAKLPITPAQKQRLFQQYRRGMPIEKLMKQYGRTKTTIYRVINEIRVAEVMELPLDFIPNPRFSRKGADNACLGEMPEADKPTRKAKMPSGLPPYLAALYEMPLLTREQEAHLFRKYNYLKFKASKLRDSLDPANPKATLLDDIEALYDRIVTTKNEIARANLRLVVSIAKRHVTPDQNFFELVSDGNMSLLRAIEKFDFARGNKFSTYATWAIMKNFARTIPSEFKHRDRFRTSHDELFAATEESRANPMLAESVQSHREQQIERILRRLDEREQKIIIGRFGLDHSQEPQTLKEVGAELGVTKERIRQIELRALSKLRQAAKEEKIALDL; this is translated from the coding sequence ATGCATCGCCACTATCAATCCGACGCTATACGACGCCTACGTGACCAGCAGGTAAGGTACGCCCCGCGCGCCAAACGCCTGCAACAAGTCGAGGCCGCCGAACATCTCATTGCCGATACGGTCGCCGACAAGACCTACACGTACGAGTACGTGTGCTATCGCGTCACCGGTTATCGTCCCGACGCCAACAACGAAGACGCCAAGCAGCAAATGCAAGGCGAAGATCTGCTGCACGACCTGCGGCTGTTGGTGGAAGACCTTTCGGACTCCATTGATCTCGATGCCGAAGCGGTCGGCGAGCAAGTGCTTACCGTCGAGCAGCTAGCGCGTCAGTTCAACGTATCGACCAAAACCATCTCGCGCTGGCGCGAACTGGGCCTCGTGAGCCGCCGGTTCGTGTTCGACGGTCGCAAACGAGTGGGATTCCTTCGCAGCAGCGTCGACCGCTTTGTGAAGAACAATGGCAAGCGCGTTTCGCGCGGTGCCCGCTTCAGCCAACTCACCGACGAACAGCGTAACGAGATCATCGCTGGCGCTCGTCGCCTGGCGAGCGGCGGTGCCTGCCAGAGCGAAATCTCCCGGCGACTCGCCGAGCGTTCGGGTCGTAGTGTGGAGACCATCCGCTCGACGATCCGTCAGTTCGACAAAGAAAATCCACAGATGGCAATCTTCCCCAGTGCGAAGTTGCCAATCACCCCCGCGCAGAAGCAGCGACTCTTCCAACAGTATCGCCGGGGGATGCCGATCGAAAAGCTGATGAAGCAATACGGTCGCACCAAGACCACGATCTATCGTGTGATCAACGAGATCCGCGTGGCCGAGGTCATGGAGTTGCCGCTCGACTTCATCCCCAACCCACGGTTCAGCCGCAAGGGTGCCGACAATGCATGCCTGGGCGAGATGCCCGAGGCCGACAAGCCGACCCGCAAGGCGAAGATGCCAAGCGGATTGCCCCCGTACCTGGCCGCCCTGTACGAAATGCCGCTGCTCACTCGCGAGCAGGAAGCCCACTTGTTCCGCAAGTACAACTACTTGAAGTTCAAGGCGTCGAAGCTTCGCGACTCGCTCGATCCAGCCAACCCCAAGGCGACGCTGCTCGACGACATCGAAGCCCTGTACGATCGCATCGTCACCACGAAGAACGAGATTGCCCGGGCCAACTTGCGATTGGTGGTCTCGATCGCCAAGCGTCACGTTACGCCCGATCAAAACTTCTTCGAGCTAGTGAGCGACGGCAACATGTCGCTGCTCCGTGCGATTGAGAAGTTCGACTTCGCCCGCGGCAACAAGTTCAGCACGTACGCCACGTGGGCGATCATGAAGAACTTCGCCCGCACGATTCCCAGCGAGTTCAAGCATCGTGATCGCTTCCGCACGAGCCACGACGAACTGTTCGCGGCCACCGAGGAATCGCGGGCCAATCCGATGCTGGCCGAGTCGGTGCAATCGCATCGCGAGCAACAGATCGAGCGAATCCTTCGCCGGCTCGACGAACGCGAGCAGAAGATCATCATTGGGCGATTCGGCCTGGATCACAGCCAGGAACCGCAAACCCTGAAAGAAGTAGGTGCCGAACTTGGAGTTACCAAGGAACGCATCCGCCAGATCGAACTACGGGCGCTCAGCAAACTGCGTCAAGCAGCCAAAGAAGAGAAGATCGCTCTCGATCTATAA
- a CDS encoding helix-turn-helix domain-containing protein: MKKHIVCLDHQARGGLEQLARSGARAAQVVRRCQILLKSDSGCTDEEIAEHVGCTTRNVRAVRKRFCEEGVQRAVYDAPRSGRPPEFTKRQQQQVIALACSEPPEGRARWTLELLCEHAVKEGFVDSLSVTEVSLWLKEHDLKPWRKKLGACPS, translated from the coding sequence ATGAAAAAGCACATTGTTTGCCTGGACCACCAGGCCCGTGGAGGTTTGGAGCAGCTAGCACGCTCAGGCGCCCGCGCGGCGCAAGTGGTGCGTCGCTGCCAGATATTATTGAAATCGGACTCGGGATGCACCGACGAAGAGATCGCCGAGCATGTGGGCTGCACGACGCGCAACGTCCGAGCCGTCCGAAAGCGGTTCTGCGAAGAGGGCGTCCAGCGGGCGGTGTACGATGCGCCTCGCTCGGGCCGCCCCCCAGAGTTCACCAAGCGGCAGCAGCAACAGGTAATCGCCCTGGCGTGCAGCGAGCCGCCCGAGGGACGGGCTCGCTGGACGCTGGAATTGTTGTGCGAGCACGCGGTGAAGGAAGGCTTCGTCGATTCGCTCAGCGTGACGGAGGTCTCGCTGTGGCTCAAGGAACACGACCTGAAGCCGTGGCGAAAAAAACTTGGTGCGTGCCCAAGCTGA
- a CDS encoding IS630 family transposase, translating into MPKLNDEFCERMEDVLEQYEKPLDPNEPVVCLDEQPYQRVDDARPPEPAAPGKIAKQDYEYRRCGTCSVFVAVEPKAGKRFVQAKRHRKRADFARFVRDLLKRYPDAERVHLVMDNLNTHNEKSLIETFGEEAARPMLERIVWHFTPKHASWLNMAEIEISAIQRQCLGRRLASLDKVQSELSHCSRDRNRKKIKINWTFHRKDAKRVFPELYRK; encoded by the coding sequence GTGCCCAAGCTGAACGACGAGTTCTGTGAGCGGATGGAGGACGTCCTCGAGCAGTACGAGAAGCCGCTCGACCCGAACGAGCCGGTCGTCTGCCTCGACGAGCAGCCCTATCAGAGGGTCGACGACGCGCGGCCGCCCGAGCCCGCGGCACCCGGCAAGATCGCGAAGCAGGACTACGAGTACCGCCGCTGCGGAACCTGCAGCGTGTTCGTGGCGGTCGAGCCGAAGGCGGGCAAGCGATTCGTTCAGGCCAAGCGTCACCGCAAGCGAGCCGACTTCGCCCGGTTCGTCCGCGACCTCTTGAAGCGCTATCCCGACGCAGAGCGGGTTCATCTGGTGATGGACAACCTCAACACGCACAACGAGAAGTCGTTGATCGAAACCTTTGGCGAGGAGGCGGCTCGGCCAATGCTGGAGCGGATTGTGTGGCATTTTACCCCCAAGCATGCCAGTTGGCTCAACATGGCCGAGATCGAAATCTCGGCCATACAGCGACAATGCCTGGGACGTCGGTTGGCTTCGCTCGACAAGGTTCAAAGCGAACTCTCCCACTGTTCACGCGACCGCAATCGGAAGAAAATCAAAATCAATTGGACCTTCCATCGAAAAGACGCCAAACGCGTCTTCCCTGAACTCTATAGGAAATGA
- a CDS encoding right-handed parallel beta-helix repeat-containing protein, whose product MLKQWIMAYLCVIGAAYGADFHATPTGAGLQDGSDWSNALGKDSLSTVFNEVMQPGDRLLLGSGVYSAAKLNLKVGGEPPAPKVIAGVDRGEGLPCLRGSWSIESPAEGATAIRIDAGVSNVTLTDLRIERFKMGVHVPSSKGLKKSSQLVFRNIDMQWMRHGFYLAGCTNTTLKGCDLSRYSKHGFRFEEGCSHIQLLECTADCSTGDAEWEKQTELFPFGFIVNQSSEQQTDFLFQDCLAQNNRMPLQDRKYKNGDGFVVEKTTTNVEFVRCRAIRNQDGGFDLKPRGIKLRDCVAVDNSRQYRLWDDGTLTNCFAGRGTVGLWNNGGSVVVTDSTFFGLTDAAVLTDDHADGGVVLQNCIVASCNRVARHTAHGKTEQRETLVADSPNANGVVSFVGDEEKTWTGLTNAMNARSHPDKGYRYIGRRVGDTGE is encoded by the coding sequence ATGCTCAAACAATGGATCATGGCGTACCTTTGTGTGATCGGTGCTGCGTACGGAGCTGACTTCCACGCGACCCCGACTGGTGCTGGTCTTCAGGATGGATCGGACTGGAGCAACGCCCTGGGAAAAGATTCCCTGTCGACGGTCTTCAACGAAGTCATGCAACCGGGCGACAGGCTGCTACTCGGTAGCGGAGTCTACTCCGCTGCCAAGCTGAATTTAAAAGTGGGAGGAGAGCCACCGGCTCCCAAGGTCATTGCCGGAGTCGATCGCGGAGAGGGTTTGCCATGCCTGCGAGGATCGTGGTCTATCGAATCGCCCGCCGAAGGGGCTACTGCGATTCGGATCGATGCGGGTGTCTCCAATGTCACCCTCACCGATTTGCGGATCGAGCGTTTTAAGATGGGAGTGCATGTTCCTTCCAGCAAAGGACTCAAGAAGTCGAGCCAGCTGGTGTTTCGCAATATCGATATGCAATGGATGAGGCACGGTTTTTATCTTGCTGGGTGCACGAATACGACTCTCAAAGGCTGCGATCTCAGTCGCTACAGCAAGCACGGATTTCGATTCGAGGAAGGGTGCTCCCACATTCAGCTCCTGGAGTGCACGGCCGACTGCTCCACAGGCGATGCGGAGTGGGAGAAGCAGACCGAGCTGTTTCCTTTCGGGTTTATTGTCAATCAATCCAGCGAGCAACAAACCGATTTTCTGTTTCAGGATTGCCTGGCTCAAAATAACCGGATGCCATTGCAGGATCGGAAGTACAAAAACGGAGATGGTTTCGTCGTGGAGAAAACGACCACGAACGTCGAGTTCGTCCGCTGTCGGGCGATCCGGAATCAAGATGGGGGATTCGACTTGAAGCCCCGCGGTATCAAGCTTCGAGATTGCGTCGCGGTCGACAACTCCCGGCAATACCGACTCTGGGACGATGGCACCCTAACCAACTGTTTTGCCGGGCGGGGAACCGTGGGGCTGTGGAACAACGGTGGTTCGGTGGTGGTAACCGACTCGACCTTTTTCGGTCTCACCGATGCGGCCGTGCTAACAGACGACCATGCCGACGGGGGAGTGGTGCTGCAGAACTGCATCGTCGCGTCGTGCAACCGAGTCGCCCGCCATACCGCCCACGGGAAAACGGAGCAACGCGAGACGCTGGTCGCTGATTCGCCAAACGCGAACGGAGTCGTGTCGTTTGTGGGAGACGAAGAGAAAACATGGACCGGGCTCACCAACGCCATGAACGCCCGCTCGCATCCCGATAAGGGCTATCGCTATATAGGGCGAAGGGTTGGGGATACGGGGGAGTAG
- a CDS encoding LysE family translocator, translating to MLSPGPANLVCLVLASRYGLRQTAWFQMGIVLIYALVGFALAVTATQLGSVFQNAAVFLQVAGGAFIVYLGVRFMVSSPKLGESDSAPTFKSGVLLQMLNPKYPPVVLAILAARSESNNLATVGVVVSVGALGLITYACVGSLVYRWTLDDRYLRWFNIAFGCLLCAVGVWMASGVAGR from the coding sequence ATGCTTAGCCCTGGGCCTGCGAATTTGGTCTGTTTGGTGCTTGCTTCCCGCTATGGTCTTCGACAGACAGCCTGGTTCCAGATGGGAATTGTGTTGATCTACGCTCTGGTTGGTTTTGCCCTGGCGGTCACAGCCACTCAGCTCGGGAGTGTGTTTCAGAACGCAGCGGTGTTTCTGCAAGTGGCTGGAGGGGCGTTCATTGTGTACCTCGGTGTTCGCTTTATGGTCTCCAGCCCCAAGCTTGGCGAGTCGGATAGCGCGCCGACGTTCAAGTCAGGTGTGTTATTGCAGATGTTGAACCCAAAATACCCGCCGGTGGTGCTCGCGATTCTGGCCGCCCGGTCCGAATCCAATAACCTGGCCACCGTAGGCGTGGTTGTCTCCGTCGGCGCCCTGGGACTCATAACCTATGCTTGCGTAGGGTCGCTCGTTTACCGATGGACCCTCGACGATCGTTACCTGCGATGGTTCAACATCGCCTTCGGCTGCCTGCTTTGCGCGGTGGGAGTGTGGATGGCAAGCGGAGTCGCTGGAAGGTGA
- a CDS encoding ABC transporter ATP-binding protein — translation MTPQVADNSSIASPDGREVAIQTTGLTKVYGSGNTEVVAMRDADMVVHAGEVVALLGPSGSGKSTFLTAVGLINPPTAGQVTIGGQLVMDGPLPKVNLRAFRRKYVGFVFQKSNLIDFLNARENVQIAMELNGMSSLAARRRAMQLLDSLGVSDRSEHRIAMLSGGQQQRVAVARALANNPKVILADEPTAALDSHRGRQVMELFQRVAREFGAGVIVVTHDHRTLDVFDTIYEMEDGIMREATAKQP, via the coding sequence ATGACACCACAAGTCGCCGACAACTCAAGCATTGCTTCGCCCGATGGCCGTGAAGTGGCCATCCAGACCACCGGGCTGACCAAGGTATATGGCAGTGGTAACACCGAGGTGGTAGCCATGCGCGACGCCGACATGGTGGTGCATGCCGGCGAGGTGGTCGCGCTGCTAGGGCCTAGCGGTTCGGGCAAGTCGACTTTCCTGACCGCGGTGGGACTCATTAACCCACCAACCGCGGGCCAGGTGACCATTGGCGGGCAACTGGTGATGGACGGCCCGCTGCCCAAGGTCAACTTGCGGGCGTTTCGGCGCAAGTATGTTGGATTCGTGTTTCAGAAGTCGAACCTCATCGACTTCTTGAACGCTCGCGAAAACGTTCAAATCGCCATGGAACTCAATGGCATGTCGTCGCTCGCCGCCCGGCGGCGGGCGATGCAACTTCTCGACTCCTTGGGAGTCAGCGATCGCAGCGAGCATCGCATTGCCATGCTCTCCGGCGGCCAGCAGCAGCGAGTCGCGGTGGCGCGGGCCTTGGCGAACAACCCCAAAGTCATTCTGGCCGACGAGCCAACCGCTGCCCTCGATAGCCACCGCGGGAGACAGGTCATGGAACTCTTCCAGCGGGTCGCCCGCGAGTTTGGCGCCGGCGTGATTGTTGTGACGCACGATCATCGCACGCTCGATGTGTTCGACACCATCTACGAGATGGAAGATGGCATCATGCGCGAGGCTACTGCCAAGCAACCGTGA